A part of Kwoniella dejecticola CBS 10117 chromosome 5, complete sequence genomic DNA contains:
- a CDS encoding succinate dehydrogenase, cytochrome b556 subunit, translating into MSASLVRQSLFRAAAKPSMLRASAPGLMLAQRRFVSTENMTPAESISYLNSQRQHRPNSPHATIYQPQVTWVLSIANRVTGVALSGALYAGALAYLLHPVFPIIDSAHLISLVSDLPTWVKGGLKFLFAVPFTFHTFNGIRHLSWDVGKGLTIKGVYATGYAVMAATAVSSIYLAFFV; encoded by the exons ATGTCAGCCTCCCTTGTACGACAAAGCTTGTTCCGAGCGGCTGCGAAGC CTTCGATGCTTAGGGCATCCGCTCCTGGGTTGATGCTTGCtcaaagaag ATTTGTGTCTACCGAGAACATGACTCCAGCTGAAAGCATCTCATACCTCAACTCTCAACGACAGCATCGTCCAAACTCTCCTCATGCGACCATTTACCAACCTCAA GTCACATGGGTTTTATCGATTGCCAATCGAGTGACCGGTGTCGCTCTTTCTGGTGCTCTATATGCCGGAGCCCTCGCCTACCTCCTTCATCCTGTCTTCCCCATTATCGACTCTGCTCACCTAATCTCTCTCGTCTCTGATCTTCCAACATGGGTCAAGGGTGGCCTCAAATTCCTATTTGCAGTTCCGTTCACCTTCCACACTTTCAACGGTATCAGACATTTGTCCTGGGATGTTGGAAAGG GTCTCACCATCAAGGGCGTATACGCTACCGGTTACGCAGTCATGGCTGCTACCGCCGTCTCCAGTATCTACCTCGCTTTCTTCGTTTAG